In the genome of Bombyx mori chromosome 13, ASM3026992v2, the window aggtgagctcacggagctcaaaccagagagttgctaacactgaccctagcccttcgtcgcaagcgacgggttcggcaaaGGACGGTGACCGTTCGAAGAACGTTTGATCAAATAAAACACCATTCCGTACAACAAtcagatatttttattgttctttttcATTCTTTTTACACTTTATTCATATACatcacgtattttttttttcactccgAAATTGTaaagtttctttttaaatattaaataacgtTACACTTTACCGTGCTTTCTTGCAGTCTCGTCGTTCGCGTAATTATAAATTCGTACACTAACacactattattttaaagttactGTCAAAACTTACCACTGCTGCTCCGAAGGTCCGCCTGCGTCCTCCGCCGTAACTAAAAGtgtataacaaaacaaaattatggCAACTACGAAGCTAgaaaacatttatattaaacacctaaaataattaattaatatggtgaggttattatattttaaagtgaTCAATCTCAAAGACAAATAAGTTTAAAAGCAAACAAGACTGCCCATAATCACATCGCTTATAGCCGTGATATTTGTTCGTGTTAATGTgtgagaaaataaagaaaattaattaacaaaaagaaaaaaaaaagataaggaaaatataaattaagaaacaaaataaaaaggagatgaataTACTTTACACATAATTTCACAAGTACGATCCGTTTTCTGTCGTAGGAAAAGGGATGAGGGATTGAAATGTGATATGTATGATGCGAATGAATTCGATGGTGTCTCGGCCGGTGctctgtgtgtgtgtggtgtCATTGTGTGAGGATGTTGATGTGTAAGAATTTGCATTCGGTGTCCTTGCAATCTCCGCCGACCTCGAAAGGACAGAGGATCGCGTTCGGATCGGCCCCCCaactgtaaaattataatttgaaaattttactgataaattaacaataataacgTGGACAGTCCCAACGCATACTTACATCGCTGCGGAGAACGGCGATGTGTACGCATGTTGCTATCCACGTTTGTTTTGTAAAAGCCGAAGTAAAAACATTGTATGGGCATTGGTCTCGAGTTTTCGTTCACATAGGTTTCGCTCGACCTACTGAAAACCCAATCGTGTTAGTTCGAAATCGACTGTACTAAATAGTGAGAAGTCGTCCAAGCCAATTCGGAACCAACACTGATACAACCGAGCCGGTCGACCGATACGCCAACCTTTGGTCAATTTTGgccaatatttaataatttaaataatgttggCTCTGACAAAATTCCGATTTCGAAATTGAATGGAGCGTTTTATTCATTGTATATTTCGTTAATGTTAAGTCCGACTGAAAATATGTAAGCGAAATGCTATTGAGATTCCGACCTCATAACTAAAGAATAGGATTGAAGTGGTCTTCCTTGACATGGTTGACATGTAACCGTTTAACTATTAAACTATAGTATAGTATAAGGCTATAATATAGAACGAAGCTATAATATGAAAACTATGTCGACACAACACAATACTTGTTTGAACGCTGGTTCTAAATTTTAGATTgaagtttttgaaaattttctacAGGGTGATAAATTTACTTCATCTtcctattgttatcaaaatctGTGTCATTATTTAGAATAAGAATTATCTTTGTTTAATTCGTTTCAGAATGTTGGAATAATTATCGAAACTCGAGATTGAACTCTATTGTTATAGGACAATGAGTGCAATATTCCATACTCACGTCGAAGTTCCTAGTGATTCGAGTGGCGAAATATATTCCCCGAGCAACCTCTCGTATTTTTCACTTCTCGGTAATTTCGGTTCACGTTCCGCAACTGTATTACCACCAAGTTCACAATCACCCGACGACTGTGTCGAGTCATCGTTCCGATTTATGTTGTGGTCTTTTTTTTCAATCGACCTGCCCCTCACTATTTCTGGAATGGACTCGTTCACTGGACTCTTTGGGGACAACAGCACGGGACTGTTCGATCTAGGCTTCACTGGACTTATCGGTGGCAAATTATCTGTACTCGTGGGGGTCAACTTGACTGGATTTTTCGGTGGCAACTTAACAACTTTTCTCTTGCTGCCGACATCAATTTCGATGGATAGCATCGGCGTAGGCGCGCTAAGACTTTCTTTATGCTCTTTAATAGATTTCGTATTTTTAATTGACACCGTATTTTTATGGTCTATTTTCAGAGGATCGTTCTCCTTTTGGGGATGATTCGGAATtgtgattttgttaatttttttatccacTATTCTGTTTATCTTGGAATGTTTATTTAACACCGGCTGTTTACTGGAACTGAAATACAAATAGATATGTCTTCATAAATTCTTAGACTGAAATAAAACATCGAAAATAGCATACCTTTTAATTAGAAGTTGATGATCTGAACGTATTTTCGTTAGTGAATTTTGTATGGCTCTTTggtgttttttattgatgtaaaTCGCTGTTGATATATTACGCAATTCTGTGGCGGCTATCTTGTATTTTTGTGAGAGTTTTACGGCTTCCTCCTTTAGTTTCAACATTTTCGATGATTCCTCAGCAATTTTTTTCCTAATGTTGTAACATAggcatacataatataaatttaatttacgtatttttataaaattataattataatttatatgcgtttatatttattatgcatagattagaagatttttttttgtatagagtATAGAAGCTTATACTAggtcttctttttttaaatatgttaacaTAAATTATAGAGGTGGCTTACCTGGAATTAGCGATTTGTTCTTCCAAACTGCTAATTGTTACAATTCTTTTTGCATTGAAAGGCACATTCTTTGGCTTCAATGTGTCCGAACTTAGCACTGTATTCGTATGGTTCATAGCGGACTGTCGGGACTCTTTCATTTTTTCCAATTCAGCCATTCGCTTTACTAAGTTCCTATACTCGATTTGTTCTGATTTTGGCAAATTATTTAGGGCCTAAAATTGTTTGACAGCTTTTATCATGAcctaaacgaaataaaaaaaaagtataaatttggTAATAATCAAAACTTCTATACGGACCTTGGCAACGAATTTCTCTGGTTTCTTTGTCACAGGTGAATTCGTTTCTGTTTCTGAATGTTTATTCTTCTCGACCTGCATTCGTGTTGATTTTAATAGATTATCTAACTTCGTTGCGAAGCATACGTCTTCCGATAGCTTCATGTGcatttttgttaagtttttagtAGCCTCATTTTCCGCTTCGGAGTCTGATTCGCCGAGTTTTATGATAAACTTCTTTTCTTCGGGAATACTTTCGGCATTGATTTTACTATTCGAAGCAGACGCTTTTCCATTTGAATCATTTATTAATTCAGCATCAACAAGATTCGGAAGGTTTTTGCTCAGCGAAGTCAATAATTTAGCACGTAACAAATCTTCGTCTTCATCAAATTCGTCTTGTTTTGGCACATTCTGAGGTGGCAGTATATCAAAGTTTTGATTCGAAATGATTTCTAATTCTTGACAACGTTTCTGAGTCTTTTTACGACTCTCGGTGGTTTCATCAGAACCTATTTCCATATCCACGGATTCTTTATCGGTGTTATTACCAGAATCACGATTATTTAAGTCATCATACAGAGAATCGATCAACTCATCCCGCTTATGAGAAGACTGAGACAGCTTTTTCTgtctcttttgtttttgtttcatttcaatAGCTTTTTTCAATAATGTGGATTTAAGACAAATCAATCTCAATTCTGCCGTGTCACTATCTTCATCATCAGACaacgttttgttttcatttatagcAGGTCCTTCGCTTGTATCTCGTGATGACTTAGTAGCTTTCGTGTTAAGAGCTGTTTGTCGAAGAGTTTCTAAGTCATCATCTGAATCCTTCTGTAAATGTTCTTCTCGTTCAAATGATTTACGAATGCAATCAACTGAATCAACAATATCTATGTTTCGATCTTTGCTTAgttcaaaattgtttttacttTTAGAGTTTTGGTTAATGTCCTGTGTACTGACCTCGTCTTCGACACTTGCTTCAATTACCTCGGGCTTATGATAAAGTGAGCACTTGGTTTTTGTAATAACGCTGTCTCCTATTTCAAAACATGAAACATGACCCTCTGTACTTGGAGATATTGGAGACGATAAGTCGTaagtcataattttattatttgaactTTCAACTTTTTTATCATCCAATGAGGTCTTTAACGGTTCACGATTCACAGCCTTCTGTAACATTTCTTTGAGCCTAGAACTCAGGGAAGACTTTTCGTTTGTCTCTTTATGCACAACCACAGCATCAGCCAGctttcttcttttaaatttgtattcatCGTCTGAT includes:
- the LOC101742502 gene encoding putative leucine-rich repeat-containing protein DDB_G0290503 isoform X3; the encoded protein is MANARNHNALQEIEREEGEIVESLDYLSDISSEEEFLLRQRLQVLENYNNVLERKKAKRSSIGSGNLLKKPPLLLDLSDISASETEENYCTPQSHFAKEPKQKAKSRRRLKKHKENSSNVLPRTKYHKKCHVSKKKKGAKVVLESSDESDDEYKFKRRKLADAVVVHKETNEKSSLSSRLKEMLQKAVNREPLKTSLDDKKVESSNNKIMTYDLSSPISPSTEGHVSCFEIGDSVITKTKCSLYHKPEVIEASVEDEVSTQDINQNSKSKNNFELSKDRNIDIVDSVDCIRKSFEREEHLQKDSDDDLETLRQTALNTKATKSSRDTSEGPAINENKTLSDDEDSDTAELRLICLKSTLLKKAIEMKQKQKRQKKLSQSSHKRDELIDSLYDDLNNRDSGNNTDKESVDMEIGSDETTESRKKTQKRCQELEIISNQNFDILPPQNVPKQDEFDEDEDLLRAKLLTSLSKNLPNLVDAELINDSNGKASASNSKINAESIPEEKKFIIKLGESDSEAENEATKNLTKMHMKLSEDVCFATKLDNLLKSTRMQVEKNKHSETETNSPVTKKPEKFVAKALNNLPKSEQIEYRNLVKRMAELEKMKESRQSAMNHTNTVLSSDTLKPKNVPFNAKRIVTISSLEEQIANSRKKIAEESSKMLKLKEEAVKLSQKYKIAATELRNISTAIYINKKHQRAIQNSLTKIRSDHQLLIKSSSKQPVLNKHSKINRIVDKKINKITIPNHPQKENDPLKIDHKNTVSIKNTKSIKEHKESLSAPTPMLSIEIDVGSKRKVVKLPPKNPVKLTPTSTDNLPPISPVKPRSNSPVLLSPKSPVNESIPEIVRGRSIEKKDHNINRNDDSTQSSGDCELGGNTVAEREPKLPRSEKYERLLGEYISPLESLGTSTRSSETYVNENSRPMPIQCFYFGFYKTNVDSNMRTHRRSPQRFTAEDAGGPSEQQW
- the LOC101742502 gene encoding putative leucine-rich repeat-containing protein DDB_G0290503 isoform X1 — translated: MANARNHNALQEIEREEGEIVESLDYLSDISSEEEFLLRQRLQVLENYNNVLERKKAKRSSIGSGNLLKKPPLLLDLSDISASETEENYCTPQSHFAKEPKQKAKSRRRLKKHKENSSNVLPRTKYHKKCHVSKKKKGAKVVLESSDESDDEYKFKRRKLADAVVVHKETNEKSSLSSRLKEMLQKAVNREPLKTSLDDKKVESSNNKIMTYDLSSPISPSTEGHVSCFEIGDSVITKTKCSLYHKPEVIEASVEDEVSTQDINQNSKSKNNFELSKDRNIDIVDSVDCIRKSFEREEHLQKDSDDDLETLRQTALNTKATKSSRDTSEGPAINENKTLSDDEDSDTAELRLICLKSTLLKKAIEMKQKQKRQKKLSQSSHKRDELIDSLYDDLNNRDSGNNTDKESVDMEIGSDETTESRKKTQKRCQELEIISNQNFDILPPQNVPKQDEFDEDEDLLRAKLLTSLSKNLPNLVDAELINDSNGKASASNSKINAESIPEEKKFIIKLGESDSEAENEATKNLTKMHMKLSEDVCFATKLDNLLKSTRMQVEKNKHSETETNSPVTKKPEKFVAKALNNLPKSEQIEYRNLVKRMAELEKMKESRQSAMNHTNTVLSSDTLKPKNVPFNAKRIVTISSLEEQIANSRKKIAEESSKMLKLKEEAVKLSQKYKIAATELRNISTAIYINKKHQRAIQNSLTKIRSDHQLLIKSSSKQPVLNKHSKINRIVDKKINKITIPNHPQKENDPLKIDHKNTVSIKNTKSIKEHKESLSAPTPMLSIEIDVGSKRKVVKLPPKNPVKLTPTSTDNLPPISPVKPRSNSPVLLSPKSPVNESIPEIVRGRSIEKKDHNINRNDDSTQSSGDCELGGNTVAEREPKLPRSEKYERLLGEYISPLESLGTSTRSSETYVNENSRPMPIQCFYFGFYKTNVDSNMRTHRRSPQRFGGPIRTRSSVLSRSAEIARTPNANSYTSTSSHNDTTHTQSTGRDTIEFIRIIHITFQSLIPFPTTENGSYL
- the LOC101742502 gene encoding putative leucine-rich repeat-containing protein DDB_G0290503 isoform X2, whose translation is MANARNHNALQEIEREEGEIVESLDYLSDISSEEEFLLRQRLQVLENYNNVLERKKAKRSSIGSGNLLKKPPLLLDLSDISASETEENYCTPQSHFAKEPKQKAKSRRRLKKHKENSSNVLPRTKYHKKCHVSKKKKGAKVVLESSDESDDEYKFKRRKLADAVVVHKETNEKSSLSSRLKEMLQKAVNREPLKTSLDDKKVESSNNKIMTYDLSSPISPSTEGHVSCFEIGDSVITKTKCSLYHKPEVIEASVEDEVSTQDINQNSKSKNNFELSKDRNIDIVDSVDCIRKSFEREEHLQKDSDDDLETLRQTALNTKATKSSRDTSEGPAINENKTLSDDEDSDTAELRLICLKSTLLKKAIEMKQKQKRQKKLSQSSHKRDELIDSLYDDLNNRDSGNNTDKESVDMEIGSDETTESRKKTQKRCQELEIISNQNFDILPPQNVPKQDEFDEDEDLLRAKLLTSLSKNLPNLVDAELINDSNGKASASNSKINAESIPEEKKFIIKLGESDSEAENEATKNLTKMHMKLSEDVCFATKLDNLLKSTRMQVEKNKHSETETNSPVTKKPEKFVAKALNNLPKSEQIEYRNLVKRMAELEKMKESRQSAMNHTNTVLSSDTLKPKNVPFNAKRIVTISSLEEQIANSRKKIAEESSKMLKLKEEAVKLSQKYKIAATELRNISTAIYINKKHQRAIQNSLTKIRSDHQLLIKSSSKQPVLNKHSKINRIVDKKINKITIPNHPQKENDPLKIDHKNTVSIKNTKSIKEHKESLSAPTPMLSIEIDVGSKRKVVKLPPKNPVKLTPTSTDNLPPISPVKPRSNSPVLLSPKSPVNESIPEIVRGRSIEKKDHNINRNDDSTQSSGDCELGGNTVAEREPKLPRSEKYERLLGEYISPLESLGTSTSSETYVNENSRPMPIQCFYFGFYKTNVDSNMRTHRRSPQRFGGPIRTRSSVLSRSAEIARTPNANSYTSTSSHNDTTHTQSTGRDTIEFIRIIHITFQSLIPFPTTENGSYL
- the LOC101742502 gene encoding putative leucine-rich repeat-containing protein DDB_G0290503 isoform X4 yields the protein MANARNHNALQEIEREEGEIVESLDYLSDISSEEEFLLRQRLQVLENYNNVLERKKAKRSSIGSGNLLKKPPLLLDLSDISASETEENYCTPQSHFAKEPKQKAKSRRRLKKHKENSSNVLPRTKYHKKCHVSKKKKGAKVVLESSDESDDEYKFKRRKLADAVVVHKETNEKSSLSSRLKEMLQKAVNREPLKTSLDDKKVESSNNKIMTYDLSSPISPSTEGHVSCFEIGDSVITKTKCSLYHKPEVIEASVEDEVSTQDINQNSKSKNNFELSKDRNIDIVDSVDCIRKSFEREEHLQKDSDDDLETLRQTALNTKATKSSRDTSEGPAINENKTLSDDEDSDTAELRLICLKSTLLKKAIEMKQKQKRQKKLSQSSHKRDELIDSLYDDLNNRDSGNNTDKESVDMEIGSDETTESRKKTQKRCQELEIISNQNFDILPPQNVPKQDEFDEDEDLLRAKLLTSLSKNLPNLVDAELINDSNGKASASNSKINAESIPEEKKFIIKLGESDSEAENEATKNLTKMHMKLSEDVCFATKLDNLLKSTRMQVEKNKHSETETNSPVTKKPEKFVAKALNNLPKSEQIEYRNLVKRMAELEKMKESRQSAMNHTNTVLSSDTLKPKNVPFNAKRIVTISSLEEQIANSRKKIAEESSKMLKLKEEAVKLSQKYKIAATELRNISTAIYINKKHQRAIQNSLTKIRSDHQLLIKSSSKQPVLNKHSKINRIVDKKINKITIPNHPQKENDPLKIDHKNTVSIKNTKSIKEHKESLSAPTPMLSIEIDVGSKRKVVKLPPKNPVKLTPTSTDNLPPISPVKPRSNSPVLLSPKSPVNESIPEIVRGRSIEKKDHNINRNDDSTQSSGDCELGGNTVAEREPKLPRSEKYERLLGEYISPLESLGTSTWGADPNAILCPFEVGGDCKDTECKFLHINILTQ